The genomic DNA TCTGAGGTTCTGCCATCCTAACCTTGTCCGCGGGCCAGTACGGACGTATGCAGTACACCTCCGTCATGGGAGGATGTCTGAACAGGTCCCTGTTTCCATGGCCAGGCAGCATCCTCTGCAAGcgcaaacatacagtatatttatattcaCGTAGGCCTTGTCCTGTTAATGACGTCTATCACTATGCTCTTAGTCGGTAAAATTGCAGATTTAAGGTGTCATTTTTTGCACTGAATAAGTTACCTGGAACTCTCCAGACAGGCCTCCTCTGAAGCCCCAGGGTTCAGGATCATCGTTCATCAGCTGAGCTGAGGGCTGACCCTGCCCTCCTGTGGaaagcaaacacaacatttgaAGCTTAAGTGGCTTAACTTTGATGGATTCAAATGTATTACAACTCTGGTTAAAAGGTAAGAAACATAATATATTCGAATCAGCAGAGACCCTTTGCAGTGACGGCTCATGACAAAGTTCACTTAATCACTCCTTAAGAGTCATCTAAATAGTGTAGGTGGAGTGAGATTTGAATGTGCCTACAGCCCCAACATACTCCATCTTTTACACCATCCCGTGTGATCTGATCATCATTAGAAGATTCTGATGTTCTCACCGAGTATTTTCACGTAAGCTCGTGCCAGGCCAACCCCGCTCTTGATGTCACAGATGTAGTCATAGAGGTCGTACAGAATGCTGCGGTTTGGGGCGTTTGACAGCCGATTGAACATCTGCACCACCGCCTCGCACATGCCGTCAAACTGCTGCGCTCGGAAGCACCACTCCACTGTCTGCAAACCGGTGTTTATGCGTGAATTTACTGCAATGAAGAGCGCCGTCCACAAAAGGTATATGCCACTGAAAAAGTAACAACACCCGACGCTACCTTGTCTGTCTctgcggcggcggcggcggctgcACTGTGGTTCTTGAGCCAGTCCAGCTCCTGCAGCATGGTCCTGGCTGTCGGCCCGTGTTCGTACGGCAGGTAGAAGAGGTCCGACAGCAGCTTGAGGTCACCCAGGGTCAGGGGCTCTGCTGTGTACAGCGGGTTCTCCTCAGGTCCTGGCTCATAGGCGCTCTCTCCCATGTCCGTCTGCATGGGCTCCTCATCAGACGACTCTTTCTTGAGACGAGCTGGAGGACGACGACGAGGGCCTGGAAGGGAGAGGGGGGTTGAAGAGTAAATACAATGGCGCCTCTGTACCTGCCTTTTGATGTCATCaagctgtttgctgtttcaTTAAAAGTGTTCTGTCATGACTCTCTACCTCCAGGCTGATCGGTGCTCAGAAACTCCTGCAGCCAGTCAGTGAGGGCCAGAGTCAGGGCTTTCTGTGGGCTGTAGCCGGGgtcctgctcctcatctcctgGTGGTGGGGGTCAGACACAGTGAGACAATGCACAGATTCCTACATTTCAAGCAACCACTCGTCTCTGCTCAGGTTAGTACTGTCTGACCATGAGCTAGTtggtatttttgtatttttacctACATAATCCTGTTTTGTTGATGCATTTAAGTGCATCTTATCAATCAAAGAGCCCATCTTGTGCTTTGGACCTGCCAGAAGGACAGACCTCTGCTCCTCCGCTCCCCACAGTCATTATAAATAGTTAAATTCCTCGTAATGGCAGAAAGAGTCAAATCTTAGCTGGGATATTTTGCATACACAACAAAAGGTAgcaaagaaaaagggaaaaactaGACTCACCCATTTCCACGTCCCTCTGTCCTCCGTCAGCGTTTGCTTTGCACCATGTAGCCAAGGTGTGGATGGCTACAAAGTTTGGGTAGAACTCACAGTTGGGGTTGGTGAGCACTCCTCTCAGTTTGGGAATCAGCTCTGTGGGACGATCCTAGTAGGAGAAGGTAAAGTGAATTATTTCAGGACACAGATCCTGGAGTCAGGCCGGAGCACGTACAAACATCATCTTTTACCTTATAGGGTCCGAGGAAAAGCCTTTGGGGGTCATAGTCGTTTGCGTGGATATTGTCCCAGATGACTGGTGCCCTCTTCAGGACTGAGGACACCTCTTCTATGGACTCGACAGAGATTTTGTGGGATACCACTTTGGGACCTAAATGACACAAATTTGAGAGTGCAAAAAATGAGTTAGAAAACTGCACCATTGGCTTCttcttaaaaacacatcaacacaggGCCAGTGCAGCCTTACCAGTCCACAGTACGTCTACCCCAGGCAGCAGCTTCTCTCCCACAGTGTGCAGGTAAGaggactgggaaacactggGAGTACAGAATGCAGCGCAGTAATCTGGAGTTACAGCGACAGAACGAGTGGGAATGATGGCGAACGGTGACAGAAGAAGAATTATGTAATATAGAGGCATCAGACCGTGTTTACATGCTCATAGCATCCGCTGCCTGACCTGTAGGACAGAAGAGGAATGTGTCGGGTTCTCCCAGGTGCTGGTACACTGCATTGGTGATGGCCACCTGAGCATGGGCGAAGGAGCTGAAGACTTTCTTGTCAGCTGGACACATCTCAGTCTCGATGTCATCGAACAGTAAAGAGAAAGACCTGCAGCCAAACTCCTTCACCTGAGGGACAAAGAGGACAGCTTGGGGTCACATGAGGTGAATCTTGGTGAATTTCCTTTTTGGATCAAAACGCCGCAAAAGGGTTATTCCACCAGAAATGAAACCTTTTCCCTCCAGCAGGGTCAGTTCCATCAGCTGCCTGTTGACCTACTTCCAGCGAACCAATTGCTTCCTTTTTACTGCTTCATGTTTCATATGAAGTACAGTGGTGTCCAAAACAA from Pempheris klunzingeri isolate RE-2024b chromosome 3, fPemKlu1.hap1, whole genome shotgun sequence includes the following:
- the ogal gene encoding protein O-GlcNAcase isoform X2 produces the protein MSKPGSAGGRPQTGTGRFISGVVEGFYGRPWTMEQRTELFKREQKWGLNTYLYAPKDDYKHRMYWRDLYSAEEAEQLVALISAAKRHNVEFIYAISPGLDITFSNPKEVAALKRKLDQVKEFGCRSFSLLFDDIETEMCPADKKVFSSFAHAQVAITNAVYQHLGEPDTFLFCPTDYCAAFCTPSVSQSSYLHTVGEKLLPGVDVLWTGPKVVSHKISVESIEEVSSVLKRAPVIWDNIHANDYDPQRLFLGPYKDRPTELIPKLRGVLTNPNCEFYPNFVAIHTLATWCKANADGGQRDVEMDEEQDPGYSPQKALTLALTDWLQEFLSTDQPGGPRRRPPARLKKESSDEEPMQTDMGESAYEPGPEENPLYTAEPLTLGDLKLLSDLFYLPYEHGPTARTMLQELDWLKNHSAAAAAAAETDKTVEWCFRAQQFDGMCEAVVQMFNRLSNAPNRSILYDLYDYICDIKSGVGLARAYVKILGGQGQPSAQLMNDDPEPWGFRGGLSGEFQRMLPGHGNRDLFRHPPMTEVYCIRPYWPADKMEVQRIFREMQGAGEGKAPLMAQPPLICDGLSAGEIPPSPQCAFVLEDEIGMCGYALALTDAKAAATTTKRAVSDSVFEDFPSVVTMHVLPRVTDPSPAKRMIGQLLSSIRSSGSRGVFCELRQSDRRMLDFYTKLGSFKPIKVAGLPQDLVAMGTSL
- the ogal gene encoding protein O-GlcNAcase isoform X1, with protein sequence MSKPGSAGGRPQTGTGRFISGVVEGFYGRPWTMEQRTELFKREQKWGLNTYLYAPKDDYKHRMYWRDLYSAEEAEQLVALISAAKRHNVEFIYAISPGLDITFSNPKEVAALKRKLDQVKEFGCRSFSLLFDDIETEMCPADKKVFSSFAHAQVAITNAVYQHLGEPDTFLFCPTDYCAAFCTPSVSQSSYLHTVGEKLLPGVDVLWTGPKVVSHKISVESIEEVSSVLKRAPVIWDNIHANDYDPQRLFLGPYKDRPTELIPKLRGVLTNPNCEFYPNFVAIHTLATWCKANADGGQRDVEMGDEEQDPGYSPQKALTLALTDWLQEFLSTDQPGGPRRRPPARLKKESSDEEPMQTDMGESAYEPGPEENPLYTAEPLTLGDLKLLSDLFYLPYEHGPTARTMLQELDWLKNHSAAAAAAAETDKTVEWCFRAQQFDGMCEAVVQMFNRLSNAPNRSILYDLYDYICDIKSGVGLARAYVKILGGQGQPSAQLMNDDPEPWGFRGGLSGEFQRMLPGHGNRDLFRHPPMTEVYCIRPYWPADKMEVQRIFREMQGAGEGKAPLMAQPPLICDGLSAGEIPPSPQCAFVLEDEIGMCGYALALTDAKAAATTTKRAVSDSVFEDFPSVVTMHVLPRVTDPSPAKRMIGQLLSSIRSSGSRGVFCELRQSDRRMLDFYTKLGSFKPIKVAGLPQDLVAMGTSL